One window of the Salvelinus fontinalis isolate EN_2023a chromosome 2, ASM2944872v1, whole genome shotgun sequence genome contains the following:
- the LOC129827625 gene encoding gamma-crystallin M3-like, with protein sequence MSTSMNMGRVVFYEDRNFQGRSYECSSDCADMSSYLSRCHSCRVQSGCFMVYDRNNYMGNQYFMRRGEYSDFQNMMGMTDIRSCRTIPMHRGSYRMRIYERDNFGGQMHEMMDDCDSIMDRYRMSDCQSCNVMDGHWLMYEQPHFRGRMIYMRPGEYRNFRDMGMSGMRFMSMRRITDMC encoded by the exons ATGTCCACCAGCATGAACATGGGCAGG GTCGTCTTCTACGAGGACAGGAACTTCCAGGGTCGTTCCTATGAGTGCAGCAGCGACTGCGCTGACATGTCCTCCTACCTGAGCAGGTGCCACTCCTGTAGGGTTCAGAGCGGCTGCTTCATGGTCTACGATCGCAACAACTACATGGGAAACCAGTACTTCATGAGGAGGGGAGAGTACTCTGACTTCCAGAATATGATGGGAATGACTGATATCAGGTCCTGCCGCACGATCCCCATG CACAGAGGATCCTACAGAATGAGGATCTACGAGAGAGATAACTTCGGAGGTCAGATGCACGAGATGATGGACGACTGTGACTCCATCATGGACCGTTACCGTATGTCCGACTGCCAGTCCTGCAACGTGATGGATGGCCACTGGCTGATGTACGAGCAGCCCCACTTCAGAGGCAGGATGATTTACATGAGGCCCGGAGAGTACAGGAACTTCAGGGATATGGGCATGAGTGGCATGAGGTTCATGAGCATGAGGCGTATCACTGATATGTGCTAG